tacttttttattttctcccgCCTTGGATGACACTCACGTCTTGATTATTTCTTCAGGTAAGTCGAGAATGTATTTCGGAATGCCACTGCCCACCAGGAAGCTGCTCACCTCGTCTGAGAAATTGTTGCAGTTTACTCGCAGCAGATGATACGTCCCAGCGCTGTGCCAAAAACAAAACCAATGTGTAGGCGTGTTTATTTAGCATCGATTCATAAAATCATCATCTTTTATTAGacttgcaattatttttatataaataaatgcagacaaaggtttaaaaataaaaattttaaaaacaagacATATACTCACGCAAATTTCGATGTTCCCAAACCGTTAATGTACTCCAGGAATACCGAGTAGGGTAAAAATGTATCTCCGAGCTTTTCTACTCTCAGAGGTTCACCTAGAACTGTACCGCcctgttaaataaaaataatattaagtataaaatacttaaaactttaattttattttacgtatcttattctatttataaaaacttgttATTTTGGAGCGAACTCTAACGCAATAGTAactaataactaaaaataaactcgCGCGTACCAACTTTCGACAATtcgtgtaataataattaaattaaagtactaataataattagaaaaaaaaacacacacataatataaataataaaattacactaaCACTTGGACACtagcaattaatattttttccaagtacCGAGTGGGTGACAGCATCCAGAGCCCGGGTTTTGATGATACCAATAATGGCAAGaaaggtaaaaaatattaaatgggAATGAGGGTGGGGTAGTGGGAGGTATTTAGTTTAGATTAAAGAGACACGGGTAAAAAGACGCGTTACGCGGGACTTACCGGCGTGATTCGCTCGCAAGGAGTTGTGACCAGGAAGCGTATGGGACGTGAGAGAGAGAGGCTCAAGTGAGAGTAGCTCGAGTtgggtaaaattatttttggaagcGCCCGGACCAAATTTAGTCCACGTCTCAGAACAAGCTCGTATCGTATGGCTCGGCTTCTGAGGTTTCAtcgtgattattttttttttctttctattttaCTCCGTCATAATAacaatgagtaaaaattaaggCGCTCATGCTGATGgacagataaataaatatttaaagtgatCAATCAAGTGCTTACTGGTCGGATACTCTGTATCCCAGATGGCCCGAAGAAATATTCACGACCGTAGGCGACGATCGCTGTATGCCAAATCCCGTCTATGTGTCGGCCTGAaacaattaaatgttaataattatatctgcACATTAACAAGGAAATGCCTAAGGTATAATTTGTAACTTGTCAACCCAATTtctaaatataacaaaattaaactcGCTTCCTCATTTTAGAGACCGTGTGGCACCCAGTAATAGATCATGATAAATAGTATGTGAAGCCAAATTGAGAACAAATATCTCGAGATCCAGCTGAGAGGGTCAAAAACTTTATGTCTATAAATGATGAAGATGATGGGTAGCAAGGACCTCTCGGATCACTTTTAAACGGCTTGATTAAACTCAAGAGTCTTCTATAGAGAATCTATAACccgataaattattacatgcgttaattataaatagataaatattattttgtcttGTTTGATTGAACCTTGAGACAAGTAAGAATAATACTCGATCTTATTATACGCAATTCCATGTGATTTTACAAGCGCTTCCGCGATAATACATGCCAAAgcgtataaataatttatcagtctttctttgttataaattatttttatttaccaaatatATAGCCAagcaaaataaaacttaaatattactggatataaattttttctggaaTAAACAATCCGTGTCATTGCAAGTATTTACAAACAACtcgaaacaaaaataatttaaaatagatagTGATTTAAACTTTCTCAGTAAGATCATGGACAAAGTGGATTTGGCAGCTCGACCAACCGATGAcgttttgaattaattttattggttaatgtatatttaataaaaagttgatATCGCTGTATCACAGGTATAAAAATGTACTCGATGACCAGTGAGCACGTGAGTTTTATTtagattatatttttgtaccGTTCTCGCGTCGTAACGTCCagtttcttcttcttctttctcaatattaataaaatttttcatctttatttttatattctgcGAAGATGTTATTCGCTTCTTTGTGTACTGACCGGATATTTTaagtacaaaaatataaataagtatgtCTTATATACCTATAAGAAGTTGAGACATTATTGCAGCAGCCCCTTTGGTCAAATCGTACACATAAAGCTCAACTTTGGTTCCCATTTCTTCATTGTCATCCATGGTTCTGTGtctctaaaaatattaattaatcattaattagtttatttataatagtaaatttagtaattataaatttaaatcggcTGAATAAATTTAGGGAGAGAAAATATCTGATGACTGATAAGTACTCACAGAAATTGGAGGTAAACTCCAAATATATCTCAacattatgataaataattgtatatcACTCTCAACAGGATGTAGTTTAGATAATAGATCACAATGAACAAACTAACAACTGGTACAAGAATAGGAGTGTTAAAATATTCGGACATTGACTCAAGTGGTCATCATCCGTACCAATAGAAGTGAAGAGCAACAACAAGTACGACAAGTAAAGACAACAAGAGGGTGATAGATCTTGGATCGACAAATTCAATTAGCAGTGAGTGATGTTATCCACGTCAACTGATCAgctgatatttaaattgacaCGCGAGGATAAATTAGTGATCactcattactttttttttttttcaaatgactGGAAGCTGATACTAGTAAATAATGATACAAATTACATGTAGAGAATACTTACATTTAAAAGATATGAgcaagatgatgatgatggttaataaatatattacaccGTTTAAATAAAAGCAGTCGCCTAAGCTAGATGACTACTGGCTTCCAAATGGATCCTCGACAGCTTAACTCTCGCGAAGAGGACgaagaataagaagaagaggaagaggaagaagTATAAGAAGTAATGGACAAAGACGAAGAGAGGGCGGTGGTAATTCTTGGCAAGAAGAAACAGTTAAACTCTAGCTCAGCCACTAGGTAAACTTTGGGCCATCAGCAATAACTACCAGCGGTGTTTAAATCtacaaaagtaaataaaaatttgagagAGCAGAACTAGGTCATCCAGGAACTTTTAGATCGTTCTCATTACCGTTAAtagaaacttaaaattttaccaagacattttaatttgaattaaaaccCGCCTCTCTTCTTacttgttattgttattattttttttttcaatgcgcAATTTTAAACCTGCGCAAGCCAATGCAGCAACgtgctaaaaaatttatgtcaattACAATAACGACACGCGAGAGAGACAAAATACATAAATCATCAAAGCTCTTCCTCATAAGACATCACCTTCATTATAAGTCATTTAAACTATCAAGTAAAGTATTCTATCatcaacaaaatttatcattagaccaacgaaaaaatttataacttatataaatatattcatatataaccGTAGACGGCAGTTGGTAAATGACCCTATGaagtgtagatatatatatggtataatatatatatatatatatatatatatatatatatatatatatatatatatatatatcgacgCATGCTGCTAGCCTTGCTCCATCATTACTCATTACTCATTAGTCGCTTCTTgcttaagttaattaataaaataaagcttACGCGCTCATTACTTTCAAGCTCcactgtttaaataaaaataaaaaaaaataattgattaataaaaaaatatatataattacctAAGAAACGCACTATAGAGCGAAAAAAGGAGTACAAGTTTCATTGTACATTATCATATATACGCTTACTCATTCTTGATACTCCAAAGCACCAGAAGTTAATTCACGTACATACCTCACGGATAGTGTGTCGACTGCTCGTCTGATGGTGTTGGTTATAAATCAGACAAAGAATTAACGTGTGGAGACAAAGACAACGTGACTGCTAACACAACAAAAATCCTCCTGATTGCTGACTGATTTATCTCCTGatatatattatggaaatataaatatacaaagtaTAATCTAGATCTGGATTTGAATCTAGACAAGTGTTAACATCACagtgatttatatttatttatttatttattcaaatttaaatagtagCGATAATCAACACAAAAGTGCGCGGGTAAAACAAGTGGATTGAgtgattttgattttataaaatttatatttgccAGGTAATTTATTGGTGGTGTACGTGTGTTGAAGGTTGGAGATACAGAGGTTAGGTTGCCTAGTAGACGAGTTGACTCGGCAGAAATTTTTCATCTGAAACACAACacacattaaatatatacatatatatatattaatatatagacGTAGAGGCAAGTGTTAAGGCGCACTCTActcttgataataataaccCATTGAAAACAGCGCACTGGTAAACTGCGGATACCCAGACAACCGAATTTAATATACACTGAAATAAAGAACAGCTGATGCATCAGAGTCACCGGCGAAATGTCAAAATCATCAAGACAaattgtaagtttttttattacccccaagttttatttatttaattattaattttttagtttttttttttctgtcgtcatttttattttgaaaagaattttctggatattttaaattaattgcgaCAGTATTTACTGCAATCCACGCGTCAGTTTCTTAGTAAACCGTTGCTGTAGAAACGTctagtatatattttgtttattgtatcaattagttatatatatattttaatttgtgtaCTTTGGATTCATATTTGTTGGATTGTttcttgtttttaatttttttgaatcatatCTAATTTTAGACGCTACGAGTTCAGTCACCCGAAGGAACAAAAAGAATTGATGTTGATCCTACAGACACTGTCTGCAGTCTTTTTGAAaaggtatttaaatttatttatttattaataagttaattaatttattaataattaattaattgaactaTTTACAGATTTATGAAGTATTTCAATTGAAAAGCTTTGGGTTCAGTTTATTCAAACAAAGAAACCACAAAGATGAACTTATATCCAGCAAAAGTAAATCAGTTTCTGCGTGCGGACTTGGACATGGTGACATGCTTTATCTTGCTCCAGTTAACGGTACTCTTCTGTGGAACTCTCCCTCAACTAGTGCCGCAGATCCAAGtacgtaataattatttatattttaactcgAGAATTAtctaatgatgaaaatataataacccAGTTCCCATGGATGTGACACCAAGTACCAGCAAAGGGTTGCCATCAACATCAACGGCAGTAGCATCAGTACCTGTGACTGTAAGACCGATAACCAATTTGGAGATCGATGACGTGGACGAGCAGCTGTGGAAAATGGATGGAAAAATCCAACGCAAACGCGATGAAaaactgtaattattatactttaatttaataacgaTGACAAGGAATTATtgtggtaattattttattaattacaggTGCAGGCACGGAGCCAATGGCTGCTGTGTCCACTGCTCACCGTTAGAACCATTTGATGAATCGTATTTGAGAGAACAAAATGTAAAACATTTGTCATTTCATTCTTATCTCAGGAAACTCACTGCCGGAGTTGataggtaattttattaaattttctcccgaagaataattatgataaataataattatataaattaattacagaggAAAATTCCTACAACTAGAAGACATCAGCTGTCGCATAAAAAGAGGGTGCAAAGATCATCCACCTTGGCCACGTGGTATTTGCAGTAAATGTCAACCAAACGCAATAACGCTCAATCGTCAACCTTACCGTCACATTGACAACGTTGTCTTTGAGAACGCGAGTTTAGTCGAGCGTTTTCTTAATTACTGGCGAAGCACAGGGCATCAGCGCTTGGGTTACCTGTACGGTAGATACGAAATTCACTCAGACGTTCCTCTGGGAATACGAGCTGTTGTCGCTGCGATATATGAACCTCCTCAggtacttattttttaatttataaattaaatacttttattttcatttaattatatattttaaatgtaggAGAGTACAAGAGACTCAATATCACTCTTACCAGATGAAAGAGAACCATTAGTCCAAGAATTAGCTCAACAACTTGATCTGAGAAGAGTCGGTTGGATATTTACTGATTTGATTGCTGATGATGTTAAGAAAGGGAccgtaagtatttttttttttagatatttttatttgtaatttattttgtaaaataaattaatattttgtaatccAGGTAAAACATGTCCGGAACATCGAGAGTCACTTCCTTTCTGCTCAAGAGTGCATCATGGCCGGTCACTATCAGAACCAACATCCAAACCCATGTCGTTTTTCACCCAGTGGAAGTTTTGGTTCTAAATTCGTCACTGTCTGTGTAACAGGTGGGTTTTAATTTTCAGCGgacgtattttttaattattataaataattaaataaaaattttaaaatcataacaGGGGACGACAAGAATCAAGTCCACATGGAAGGGTATCAAGTATCAAACCAATGTATGGCGCTAGTACGTGATGACTGTCTAGTGCCCACCAAAGATGCTCCAGAACTTGGGTACGTTCGTGAATCCACAGACAAGCAGTACGTTCCAGATGTTTACTACAAGgtaagataatttaatattttattatcaattaatactAATGGATATGTATAAGGAAAGATATgggtttaataataaaaagacaaaataaTTGAACGAAATAGAACAGTTTATGAACCAAACATGATAGTTATTCTTTTTCATCAAGTACATTTAGTAGAGTGACATGTGTTTTATCTCATGCGTAGATAAATAATACCGTAGGCcggtttacaaaaaaaaaaaaagaaaacatttcttataattttaaatcaatgtcatctaacaatattaataaataatttagtatttgaattttaataatatttaaaaacaaatcacaattataataatcataataataaaatacggagaaaaaaaaagtaatggtAAAAATGCAGCTTACAAATTTCGTGTAGATAgatcgtttttttaaattatttaaatataatttcattattttaaatcgatttgcGAGGGTAAGGACTAAACTGACGGTCGTCGAAGTCGTTATTACAATCTACGCGTATCTGCCTTGTCgcattcataaaaatatatatgtctatttACAGGTAGGACAAGCCTTTACCGTggatatatttgttttatttatttattcatttagatTCATAGCGCGGATACGTGGGCTACATCGGAGCTCagaaaatatacttaaatttttctcgtTTAATTCGtcgtgatttttattttacttttttgcaCATTCcaagatttataataataatatatatatatatatatatatatatatatatatatatatatatatacatatatatttctttagtCATTTGATAGTGTAGTACAATTTATATCCTAATTACGATGACACAATTCTAATTACGTATGCGCCACTCATCGCGATTAAATTCACACACCGGCGTACGCTTGagtaattatagtaattattattttattttttatccatcTTTTACAATTcacatttatcatttaattaacaagttttaaaacttttaagttTAACATCGAATGAGGTTCACTTCGAGAAAGGCATTCACGTAAAACATGCCGTGCAATAGTATCGCACTgtccaataataataataataataataacaatatagtAATAAGAGTTTTTGTGTAAATAAGTGcgtccatatatttttttatttcaatcatttttaattattatcatcattatcatctaACTTTCTCGATACCATTTAAATAGCATCGCGTTACTTATAATCCATTCCCATGTGGGAGTATTtgtttatacatttatataatacataacAATTGGACTAACGAAGATGTTACAcgagcaatttttttttgttttttttttttttttttttttcattttatattttttatatttttatatttttatatttttataattattattctaaagcATTATcgtagtatttttatttttacttttgatatACACTGTTAGggaatgatttattaaatatatatttgtatcgtatatatttctttttttttgtatttttttttaaatttatttattgattttacttGTTTAATCATCGATTGGAAGGTACGAGACGCCCTTGCGTTCTACGCAGTAGTTAGGCCTCGTATTTAATATTCACACAATTAATATctaagtataattatttattacaataataaacataTTACGAACCAAATCCTCATTCTTATCGTCAACGAACGAAAAGAAGGAAGACGTCGTCTGTCTggctaatttattattattattatcataattatataccagcattttatttctctaaaaatcctaGCAAATGCAGTCGCTAAAatcacacattttttttttttcgcattatTTGTACGCATCAATAGCAATCCCATAACTTTGCCGTCATACATAAACACACAAATCTttgactaaaaatatatattttcttatttatatatatatctattaatataatttgtgTTGCTCCACAcgtgattaattttattaattaattattactaaatatgTCGTCAAAACTAAGATCCGCCTGATCGCGTTcatttttcctttaaaaaatctaaagatTCGTGTCGGTAGtcattatatataacatatataatatagtaatatatatatatttgtatccaTTAATGTAAGGAAAGAAAATGAATGATTACAAACGACGAGCgttgttgaaaataaagacttttattatttataattattaaatatagcTAGAAGTTTTTAGTATCGATTGTACGATCGATATGAGGTACGTATGTGTGGAACCATCGTCTCTATTGTAGAAACGGCATTCTGTTGATGCCCTTTAAACTATATCTTTATCTCtacaacatattttttttttatcttcccACTACTAGTAGTCATACATAGCAAAATACGGATTTATTTATCAGTATTAAcatcattatttcatttttttattactcgctctttaaaaatagattcaacatcttttaaatatctattttgtatagtaaatatatgtaataataataataataaaaataattgcagtAAACTTAACGGTGCACCGTAAAACGCAACAGGTGCAGCCTACGTATAACGAtggtcatattttttttttttcatcagtaataataataataataataataataatagtttccCATGAttcattatgataattaataataatagtagttgtcataataataataataataataataataataataataataatagattaatttttttcgcacattattatgataataatgttaataatcattctttaataattttgaacgaTGAAAGCGCATAGAGATCGTCgaaattgcattttttaaaatcacacATAATTGGATTATTGGTGCGTTACAATTTACCGCACTTGGTAATCATTATTGTTTTCGTGGGCTTGCCGGTTTGATCACCGTACGTTGATATTTTTTCGACGAGTTCCAGACCCTCAACAACGTGACCAAATATTCCGGTAAAGCCGCGCATTTCTTGTAGAATAATACGAAATTGTGAACCAACCATCCCAAGATTATCATGACGTTTTTGAGTACGGCGCATACCGACTGCGCCTCGTACTGCTGGAAATTTAGTATCGTCGGGCATAAAGTAACCATCCTCATAAATGCTACGTCCACCACGGCCATTGTTTAGTTCAAAATCACCGGTGATAACAGATTCGCCTTCCCAGCATTGGAATATCGAGCATCCTTTGTAACCAACACCTATTTCACCGGTCGCAAGTACGCTGAAATTTTTCGCCATTTTTGGAGCTGCATCGGGTCTTACTTCAATCACAATACGCCCGTGTGGTGATCCGTTTACCTCAATGTTAAAGTAATACATTGGATAAGGATTAGCAGGTCCACGTAGCGAAACAGTGATACTGCTGTTGCTTGTTGGCGAGTGAACAGATAAACTGCC
The sequence above is drawn from the Microplitis demolitor isolate Queensland-Clemson2020A chromosome 3, iyMicDemo2.1a, whole genome shotgun sequence genome and encodes:
- the LOC103576157 gene encoding nuclear protein localization protein 4 homolog isoform X2, whose protein sequence is MSKSSRQITLRVQSPEGTKRIDVDPTDTVCSLFEKIYEVFQLKSFGFSLFKQRNHKDELISSKSKSVSACGLGHGDMLYLAPVNGTLLWNSPSTSAADPIPMDVTPSTSKGLPSTSTAVASVPVTVRPITNLEIDDVDEQLWKMDGKIQRKRDEKLCRHGANGCCVHCSPLEPFDESYLREQNVKHLSFHSYLRKLTAGVDRGKFLQLEDISCRIKRGCKDHPPWPRGICSKCQPNAITLNRQPYRHIDNVVFENASLVERFLNYWRSTGHQRLGYLYGRYEIHSDVPLGIRAVVAAIYEPPQESTRDSISLLPDEREPLVQELAQQLDLRRVGWIFTDLIADDVKKGTVKHVRNIESHFLSAQECIMAGHYQNQHPNPCRFSPSGSFGSKFVTVCVTGDDKNQVHMEGYQVSNQCMALVRDDCLVPTKDAPELGYVRESTDKQYVPDVYYKEKDSYGNEVSRLARPLPVEYLLVDVPASTPLTPQFTFFASDNVTPFPVENRLVDGQIQEFNSLCTYMQQFGPDQFLEAISDFHLLLFITTMDMLPMKDHMSPLLEAIRQNDRQKALEWARSEHWATVEQLISATTASAPLASQSVSFGNDGSSSAGPGVGIGVGTGSSVNAAATQPLWTCPHCTFLNPAELGSCEMCSLPRM
- the LOC103576157 gene encoding nuclear protein localization protein 4 homolog isoform X1 encodes the protein MSKSSRQITLRVQSPEGTKRIDVDPTDTVCSLFEKIYEVFQLKSFGFSLFKQRNHKDELISSKSKSVSACGLGHGDMLYLAPVNGTLLWNSPSTSAADPIPMDVTPSTSKGLPSTSTAVASVPVTVRPITNLEIDDVDEQLWKMDGKIQRKRDEKLCRHGANGCCVHCSPLEPFDESYLREQNVKHLSFHSYLRKLTAGVDRGKFLQLEDISCRIKRGCKDHPPWPRGICSKCQPNAITLNRQPYRHIDNVVFENASLVERFLNYWRSTGHQRLGYLYGRYEIHSDVPLGIRAVVAAIYEPPQESTRDSISLLPDEREPLVQELAQQLDLRRVGWIFTDLIADDVKKGTVKHVRNIESHFLSAQECIMAGHYQNQHPNPCRFSPSGSFGSKFVTVCVTGDDKNQVHMEGYQVSNQCMALVRDDCLVPTKDAPELGYVRESTDKQYVPDVYYKEKDSYGNEVSRLARPLPVEYLLVDVPASTPLTPQFTFFASDNVTPFPVENRLVDGQIQEFNSLCTYMQQFGPDQFLEAISDFHLLLFITTMDMLPMKDHMSPLLEAIRQNDRQKALEWARSEHWATVEQLISATTASAPLASQSVSFGNDGSSSAGPGVGIGVGTGSSVNAAATQPLWTCPHCTFLNPAELGSCEMCSLPRMLL